A window of Bacillus xiapuensis contains these coding sequences:
- a CDS encoding putative iron-sulfur cluster-binding metallochaperone, whose protein sequence is MDCCSSKVIEVVTENNGACPSCNNKAKNVKLITLKSLLKPTALETLNANVNHYFCLSKECDVVYFDADNKKYLTSDIKVAVHQKDDYVITPICYCFDWTKEKIKKYVKQELSPNPIEHIRENIKENRCGCEVNNPQGSCCLGNVTKYIKSIKS, encoded by the coding sequence ATGGATTGTTGTAGTAGTAAGGTTATTGAAGTGGTAACGGAAAATAATGGTGCTTGCCCATCTTGTAATAATAAAGCAAAAAACGTAAAGTTGATTACACTAAAATCATTACTTAAACCGACTGCATTAGAAACTTTAAATGCGAATGTAAATCACTATTTCTGTTTAAGTAAAGAGTGTGATGTAGTTTATTTTGATGCTGATAATAAGAAATATCTTACATCTGACATAAAGGTAGCAGTACATCAAAAAGATGACTATGTAATAACACCTATTTGCTATTGCTTTGACTGGACAAAAGAGAAAATTAAGAAATATGTAAAACAAGAACTTTCTCCTAATCCAATTGAACATATTCGAGAAAACATAAAGGAAAACCGATGTGGTTGTGAGGTAAACAATCCACAAGGAAGTTGCTGTTTGGGTAATGTTACAAAGTATATAAAAAGTATTAAAAGTTAA